TGGTTATAAAGATGAAAAGGGAGCAGAGATTGACCTTTCGTATTCACTACTTTCTAAATAATGAAGAGGAGATCAGTCAATATCAATCATTCTATGATACCATGAAGGTCCGACTACCATTTTTTACAAAAAAAAGAAATGTAAGTCGATATCATGTAATGATCCAAAAAGTCTCTAAAATCTTGATGCTTCTTTTTGCTGTCATCTTATGGCATTGCAGTGGGGTACGAGAGGGTTCTCTTTTTGTGTGGATATTGTTTATAACCGTTATCACCTCCTCTTTGCCTTGGTGTGTGGAGCTATACTTGAAATACCAAAGTAAAAAGTCCTGAGAACCAATCGAAATTTAGAGAATGGATACACCCATACCATCAGAATGGTTGGATGTATCCATTTTATTATAGATCAAAAAGAGATTCATATGGAGAGATCCCCGATAAGAGTAGGGTAGGCTCTTCTAGAAGTTTCTTTAGTTTCACTAAGAATCCGACAGAATCTTTTCCATCAATAATACGGTGATCATAGGAGAGTGCCACATACATCATGGGGCGAATCACCACCTGCCCATCCTCGGCAATAGGTCTCTCAATGATATTATGCATCCCTAGGATTGCAGACTGCGGAGGGTTGATAATTGGTGTACTCATCATCGACCCGAAAGTTCCTCCGTTGGTAATGGTAAATATACCTCCTTCCATCTCGTCTAGCGAGATCTTCTTATTTCTAGCTTTGGTAGCCAACTCTTTTATCTCTCCCTCTATTTGAGCAATCCCTTTCAGGTCTACATCTTTCACCACAGGAACCATAAGCCCCTTAGGGGTTTGTACCGCAATACTAATATGATGTTTATGATGGATACGAATTTTATCGCCATCGATACTAGCACCGATCATCGGATGATGCTTTAGCGCTTCACTCACAGCTTTTGTAAAGAGCGACATAAACCCAAGCTTAAATCCATGTTTTTTTAGAAATGCAGGCTGGTATTGCTTACGTATCTCCATAATTTTATGAAGATTGATCTCGTTAAAGGTGGTAAGCATTGCCGTCTCATTTTTCACAGAAACCAGTCGTTGACTCAGTTTTTTCCTGAGAGGAGACATCGCAACAAGCTCCTCTTCTCTTGACGCTATCGGTTCTTCTGGAATACTATCCTGTTGAGGAGCTGTGTTCATTGCACGCGTTACGTCCTTCTTTTGGATTCGAGAAAGTCCTGCTAGAACGTCGTCTAGAGATACGCCATGGTCGTCCATCAAAGCCTGAGCCGAAGGAGTTATCTTAACATGTTTATGTTCGGGTTTTCTCTCCTCTGTTTTGAGTGCCTCCTTGGAGTCCACTATCTCTTCAGGAACGCTTTTCTTTTCAGTATCCTCTTTCTGTGTTGAGGCCACTGTATTAGTCGTGGTTGGGTTTGGATTGGTTGCTTCTGTATCAATCTCA
The Prolixibacteraceae bacterium DNA segment above includes these coding regions:
- the odhB gene encoding 2-oxoglutarate dehydrogenase complex dihydrolipoyllysine-residue succinyltransferase; the protein is MYAVIVPTPGESITEVEIGSWQVEEGQYVEHNQLLAEIESDKATLELVADAAGVVHLLAAEGDTVAVGSTVAEIDTEATNPNPTTTNTVASTQKEDTEKKSVPEEIVDSKEALKTEERKPEHKHVKITPSAQALMDDHGVSLDDVLAGLSRIQKKDVTRAMNTAPQQDSIPEEPIASREEELVAMSPLRKKLSQRLVSVKNETAMLTTFNEINLHKIMEIRKQYQPAFLKKHGFKLGFMSLFTKAVSEALKHHPMIGASIDGDKIRIHHKHHISIAVQTPKGLMVPVVKDVDLKGIAQIEGEIKELATKARNKKISLDEMEGGIFTITNGGTFGSMMSTPIINPPQSAILGMHNIIERPIAEDGQVVIRPMMYVALSYDHRIIDGKDSVGFLVKLKKLLEEPTLLLSGISPYESLFDL